From the Erpetoichthys calabaricus chromosome 12, fErpCal1.3, whole genome shotgun sequence genome, the window gttaatttttatttcacaaagttaTTACTGTCTAAACCTACCAGAGAATAACAGCATTTCAAGACATCCTCCTTGCCTTTTAAGGCCACTTGTCCTAGTAAAGATTTctcttttttagtttataaaaataaagtttatatatacccatccatccattttccaacccgctgaatccgaatacagggtcacgggggtctgctggagccaatcccagggcacaaggcaggaaccaatcccgggcagggtgccaacccaccgcaggacacacacaaacacacccacacaccaagcacacactagggccaatttagaatcgccaatccacctaacctgcatgtctttggactgtgggaggaaaccggagcgcccggaggaaacccacgcagacacggggagaacatgcaaactccacgcagggaggacccgggatgtgaacccaggtccccaggtctcccaactgcgaggcagcagcgatacccactgcgccacccagttTATACATACTGTGCGGTGAAATAAACCACACAGAAATgctcaaaaagatttggggaatgTCCCTGTATATTGTCCGACGGACAAAGACGAAAAATAGGGTCAAAATAAGTCAAACAATTATCAGAATCGACAAAATACAGTGATAATCATGGGGTTTATATAGTGACATAAAAATCATGATGAAAGGAAGTGACAAAATGGAACTGACAtcaccggaagtggcgtcatcaggaATGGCCGGACGTGACACCATTGttcaggaactggaagtgacatcacagatgTTTTGCTGTGTGAGAGCATGGTCATGTTGTGAGTCCAGAAGTTAGGTAggtggattattatttttattctttatttctgtaGACGAAGATAGAGAGACATCAGTGCACATAACCAACCCTTTATCTCTTCACAGCTGTTTCCTaggcatgcatgtgtgacaactgtacgtttatatatatatatatatatatatatatatatatatattatatatatatatatatatatatatatatatatatatatatatatacacagtatatatatatatatatatatatgtgaggctgcggtgggttggcaccctgcctgggattggttcctgccttgtgccctgtgttggctgggattggctccagcagacccccgtgaccctgtgttcggattcagcgggttggaaaatggatggatggatggatggatatatgtgagGAACGACTGAGAGCCTGGTCTTTATTCTgggtgtaacataaaaggagctgcctgataCAACTCCAGGAGCTacagtcaggaggaaggagatgaagcttccctgaggagcagaggaggCAGGAAGAGACGAAGAAAATGCAGAAGCAAGGAGTGTGGCTTGCTGTATGCTGTTGTGCTTTGTATTGTGCTTGGTGCTGTAGGAAATGATTacagagaagagtttcccacaatcaAGAAACTGTCTGTGTCAGGTGCTTGGAAAGCTGGaatgccccctacaggccactatatatatagttAAATGTACAGGCTcatcttaagtttgccagtgaacatctaaATGATTCAGGGAAGGCTTTGCCTTCTTAAGCAGGGAGACCTTGCGGGCACTGCAATATTTCAATCCATTATGGCATAGTGTGTTATCAATGGTGTTCTTAGTGACTGTGGTCCCAACTACCTTCAGATCATTAATAAGCTTCTcccatgtagttttgggctgatccctcacctttctcatgatcatcctcaccccttGAGGCAAGATCTTGTATGGagcttgttgtggtgtgaaactTTGCATATAagttttttgtatgtctttatgtgtaacttatgacactaatgtctatcattgataagaacagcagtgGTTTGATGGTTACGAACTCCACCCGAAACCCCCATTTAAGGACTAAGTCTCTTTGTAATTCTACAACAGGGTTGGTGGAAGTGCCAAAAAaacagtttggcaagtgattctctgcagggctCTCGCAATCAACCCCCACATGGACGTCAACCACCTAGCTGGCAAGTTTCACCTTAACAAACAgtattgggggcaggtgtgaaaccgttgtgtcacaccagaattctattggtctaaagttgcctgaagCCATTAAGTATCATGACgcccctattggctgtagggtttggacagagagtctataaatttgctcCCGCTCTTctaccaactgatgaaggagcatctcatataccatgaactgaaaaataccacactgagaagcagaactcgtagtactgatgggagattttaatgtacacattgatgtggaaactgacacttttagcaaatgttttacttatttgttaaattcagtaggattttgtcagaatgtcagaggtccaactcataatcataaccacacattagatttaattataacttacaaagttgaaattcaaaatttaattattactccattaaatgaagttatttccgatcattacttaattacatttgatttagtcctgcccttgccaacacactcccagattaaaacaaagacagtgcgacatctagattgtaattctgcttcaaaatttatagatactttgagtaagtcgagtgtaattgtggaaaaccatttagatcagttaacatcaaatgtaaacacggaaaacaatttagatgagctaacatcacattataatgtgaccttgagagatgctctggacacagtggctccccttaaaacaaaagtgatcaaagcacatagaaactctccctggtttaatgaaaacactagagctcttaaattagagtgtcgaaaactggaacgcagatggagaacaacaaagctacaggtctttcaaattgcatggacagagagtgataataaatataaaaaagccctctttaaagctcggtcagaatattattctacattaatagatagcaataataaaaatccttgggcactgtttagaacagtggctaaattaacaaatggaaattgagatcaacagtgcaaaataccaacagacattagcagtacagactttatgaacttcttcaatgagaaaattaaaaatataagatcccagatctctgcatcacagtacaaaccaaatactagcttagcagaccctgtctcacattgcagtcagcactttagtaattttaatcctgtaactgagcaggaagtcttaagtttaatttctaaaatgaagcccactacttgttccctagatccagtgccaaaaaaactagtaaaaagtgcaatggatgttcttgcagcgcctatcctaaacattatcaatagttcattattgcatggcacagtacctgatgcactaaaagtgtcagtcattaaaccattacttaaaaagtcagaccttgacccacatatactaaataattataggcctatttcaaatttaccgtttctctctaaaatactagaaaaagtagtcgccagtcagcttcagacacaccttacgcattacaatttatttgagaaattccagtctggttttcacactggtcatagtgcagaaacagcactaacacgggttgtaaatgacattctgatatcctctgatgaaggaaactccactgtaattatgttgttggacttaagtgcagcatttgacaccatagaccattctattttactacacaggctagaaaatgatgttgggcttacaggcaccgtgctcgcttggtttagttcttacttatcaaatcgattccaatatgtacagaaatgtgctggcagtactccatcattatacacagaagttcaatatggtgtcccgcagggctcagtactgggaccgttactgttttcactttacatgcttccactgggatctctcattaggaaacataatgttaattttcactcgtatgcagatgacacccagttatacctttcatttaaatcaaatgaagtttctccaatgttgtctttaattagttgtgttagtgaattaaaggagtggatgaataagaactacttgtgtttaaatacagataaaacagagatgttaattgttggagggaatgatgctgatcacaacaatattctgtcatcatttaactcagtgggaatcccagtcaattttactgaatcagcccgcaatctaggagttatctttgactctagcatgtcatttaaagcgcatattacaaagttgtccaaaacatgtttcttccatcttaaaaatgttaggaaattaaggcgctttttaaataaacaggattctgagaaactaattcatgcatttatctctagtaggattgactactgcaatgcggtgttcactggatgttcaaactgttctttatacagcctccagttaatccaaaatgcggctgtgagaattattacaagaacaagaaaatacgaacacataactccacggtgtgctaagaagtaccTCTGGGGTACTTTTCTGCTCAATGCTATtgggcaattcagtgcttcctttcAATGTACTTGCcaagtttatttgtatttatttaattactgatagatagatagatagatagatagatagatagatagatagatagatagatagatagatagatagatagatagatagatagatagatagatagatagatagattgattgattgattgattgattgattgattgattggctgtattatctgagtctgtattcttgttttgcaTGGTTATGgttctgtatgcatctgaatttcctcttgggattaataaaatctattctaatctaatctaatcacttCTTTCAATATTTctacattcttttatttattagagatgATGACAGAACAGGCAAAACAGGTTGCGCAGCCCCCAGATTCATATGCAACCTACCAATCAAGGATATTAGTGAATCAGGGCTGTTTGcatcattcaaaaaaaaatctaaagcctACAGTACGTCTTAGACATCTGCGATGGTCTGAGGATTCTTCTGTTCGTGGCTATAATGGACCTGACTCTCTTTCATTGGCAATGAGAATACTAGTAGTGTCTGCACCAGTTACCTTGTTGAGCAGATGTTTAGTCATGGAGGGGTTATGATGCAGCCACATCGTTTACAAATAAGTGATAAATTCTGTCAATCTTAATTTTTTGCAAATGCTATGCATTGTAAGCTGTGGGATGGTGTTGAAATATGTTCTTAATTTCTGACTATGCAAAATTACTTAAAGAAGTTAACTTAAAATGACAGATGATTACATATCTACATTACTCTAAAATGACATAACCTTAAGAACTATTTTCTTTAAACACAATATGTTTTAGACACTGTGCTCTTATTAGGAAACAGTGGAAAATTaataacacatacacaaaataaaatcattatcTATATACCAGTTACTGATTCTTCTTATTAAGATCTGTTTTCTCTGAGAAAGTATATTATTAGCTTAGATGTTTGGATACATCAGACATTACcataatttcattatttgcaaacAGTGAGGAAAGTATAGCTTAACGTAAATCGACTCCATTTTTTTGAATATAAtctttataatgtataataataataatgaataataataaacctGAAGGTTACATTAGACTTGCATATGTAGAACATATTCCAAACTCTGAGCTTTTACCACAACATCTGACATCCAATGTATCTTTACATCTGGTTTGAGACAAGATAAAAATCTCATAAATACTGTAGTTCAAGCTCTAATAACGAGTCACACACTTTTGGCCTTGCACTGCAGACTTTATTGAAGCAGATAAGCAGTTACATGTGCTGGTGGGTATGATTTAGGGACTGCGGTAAAGCTACCCAGCATTCTTCCATGTGATTGGACTTGGCAGTGGTGAGAGAATGTGATATAAGATCACTACTCAGCATCTGAGTTGGCAGATGTAGCAAACTCTTTGTGTCACTGGAAGAGCCATCAAGCAGAAGAGCTGGCATTGATTTTCATTTCGATCCAGTCCCGGTATGCAGACACCCTTGTGTAGACATTACTACCTGGATCTTCGCATCTTTTTGAGCCATAAGACACAATCCCCACAGCTGTAGGCTTGTTCAAATTATCTTGACAAACCAGTGGTCCACCTGAATCtccctgaaataaattcatttgattttatttttgagagAATATGGAAGAAATTCAGTTGATGATTAAATAGTTGAAGCAGATTAAACTtaacttttttctcctttttgtaaGGAAAGAAATGTTTACTTACCTCACAGTCACCTTTCATTCCAGTGCCTCTTAGAAAGATTTGGGAAATAGATAGAATGTGTACATTGACGTTGACCTTCACCTCTCTCAGCACATTGCTGCCTTTCCCATTGGTTTCAGTTCTTCCCCATCCTGCCACAGAGCAATTATAAGGGCTGAAGGGATCACCTCTCTTTGGAATGCTGATGGTTCCCACATTATGTTTGATTTTGGCACTGTGCTTCAGCTGTTTCAAATGACAAAAATTCAGAATGAGGTCAGTCTGACCTCTTGTCTCTAGTGCCTACTGAACATATGCTGGCATACTTATGGTTGAATGATTTTTCTGAGCTtgtattaaaggcctggattgtGATGAGAGGACATGTTTGAGTTTAATTCAACTTTAGGGCATCTTAAAAGGAAAGAAGATGGAGTGCTGCAGCAGACAGTCTGCATCTGAATGGGGAAATCAAAGGGCTATCTAGATTATTTGGCAACTGGGGAGTCCAGGCTCCAGGCCAAAATGGTAAGGTGGATTTCTGAAATATAGGTGAGGCATGGTATGATAAAGTCAGAAAAATGCAACAAGTAACAGTATACCTGTTGGCATGAGTGAGTGAACTTGACATGATATTTGGGGGAGCTCTGATCAGGTAAATGAGCTCCTGGAGCCAGGTTGGAAACAGGGTATGGTGTCTGACTTAGACTAGATGTGACAATATGGTCATTTTGAgacatctctctctatatctacTTCTTCATTGCAGTATACGaggtgagatacaaaaataaccggattggtaaaaaaaatatttattgatgaattacagcattctaaacatggTCACCTTcgatatactccccctcccgatctctacaccgctccatacacaTCTTCCatttgattgaaacagtgctggaaatcTTCTTGCTTGTGGTTCTACAACAGGCTTCtatcttcacttcatccattgaagaaaaatgtgtcacatttgattttcgggaacaagtaaaaatcacagggagctaaattaggtgaatagggacgatgattgaggacaggaatgtttttgtcagtcaaaaactgctttaatgAAAAAGCAGTACAATCATTTTGAACAATCTGATTcactgttttgatgttttcatccgtcCGAGACAAGCGTGGGCGACCTGGGCGTTGAACAtcctccacattttcttgtccttccttgaaacatttgtgccactcaaaaatttGTGTGCAAGACAAAatgttatcaccgtacactgttttttatcattttataagtttctgtggccgttttgttcaattttgcgagaaatttgatgttgatttgctgtttgattttttcacctAACATTATAGCGGCAACTCGTGTAACGATTGTTGTGCTGACTGGGTTATTCACAAGATATACATAGCTGGTTTGCGGTTTAAgggggcgtgtaggaggggatatagttcaaTGATTCACGTTCGGCTGACCTgcagacagttttccaggaaagccccaagcccagtctggttatttttgtgtctcaccttgaatagtcaaatgaataaaaaaataaataaatggttttgGGAGATAAGCAACATAAAACTGAATACCATCCCCTCAAAGATATCTTACATAATGCTGTTCATGGGAATGTTTACAGTACATATGTCTGAAATAAGCTACACACTCCCAGTTaaagctaaattaaattaaatttcccTTCAAGATTTACTTTAAGACAAGACAGGAAAGAAAACACACAGACAAGTTTGGGCTCAGCAGTGACACTCACCTTCAGAAGCATAATGTCATTTACTTTGGTTCTATTATTAAAACATTCATGCGGAATGATTTCCTTCACTGGTATCTCCTGCCAGGATTTTTCCTTTTTAGAGTGATTATGAGCCCCCAGAAGAGCAGTGATGCTCCTGTTGAGCAAAATAGAGCAAATGAGtcagggatgagtacagggagaGCTGCTCATGAATTTCACCAAACAGATCATCATGGAAATAGAGcagtgacaaaaaaataaataataattgtaaaactGTTCAAAGTTTGactattttaagaagaaaagagagaaaaaaacataagaaagccAAAGATGAAACATCCTacatatattttctttgttttgttttttaacatgggttattttactttttttttatctttgttcctTTCTTCAACCCTTCTCTCTAAATACACCTTTCATGAAAGCTGCAAAAGTTCAGAGTGAAAAGGTACTAGAAACCAGACCTTGGCAAAAGAAGGGAAAAGTGTCAAAAACATTTAAGAATAGAATAAAATGTgctaataactaaaaaaaaagcagacaataaaaaataaaaatgtgctaatAATCAAACTTACACCCCAGATAACCCATTTAGCTTTCTCACAACATGTTCATCATCTTCTCATGAGCTGTTCTTTTCAAACATGTCATGTTTAAATgcttgtcatgtttcagccagcatttctcccctGGTGTTCAAAGTCTTGTTTCTTGCCTGTTTATTCCcaattttgtgccatttatttatattgaagtttcttttgtttattatgtgcgTGATTACTTGTGTTTGTTTGTAACTGAAAAAGGCCttggttatgtcccatgtgttttgtgggtggtgccTAAAGAGGCGGGGCCAACTGCCAATCATCACCAGGAGCCGCCCTCTACCTTGTATATAggagggccttccatagttcctggcagttcattttgaatgtgctggGGAGTGGAGGGTTTACTTGTATTTTGCTGTGCCTTGttgctttttgtgatttcctggatttttgactttgtctcgGGATTCTGAATTGGGACAGTGTTTACTGTGGTTTACCTTACCtttacagaaaattatttttgtacttgTAGGTGTTTTTTGTACTACAGAGCCTTTGTTTAAGTAAACCTTTTATTTCTTCAGGGCCCATTAGTATCTAGTTGGGGTTTGAACAGTAATCTCCTCCCGCCCAGAGGagaatttttgaaagtattttggtACTTTTGTGCTTTTGGTGTTCCTAGGCCACGACAACTGTTAGTTCTGCTGTGCATCATTGAGCTCTCAGTTGGTCGTATCATGGATTCACAGCATGAAAGTGTGCGGGTGAACAGATTCATGGAGCGCTCGGTGGTCCAGTGGGTAGTAATGGTGCCTCATATCCATTGAAGCCTGGATTTAAACCCTGAGTCaagtcactgcctgtgtggagtatgCACCAAATGCAGTAGGAAAAATCAGCCCCAGGGAAAACTTGCTTTTTTCACTGCTTCCTATATTATGTTGATTTACATCAAGTAAACAAGAAAATTCCTGCTGTAGCCATGGAATATAAGAAGTGTCTTGTATGTCTCTTCAATTATTATTTGCAGCAGTAGCTGAATTGTATGAGGAGTTTGCTGTGAACATCACTACAAAGCATAAATATATGATTGTTTTTCATAGCAACTTTACTTGGTGAAGTACCACAAAAGCATGAAGGAAATATTGACTACTTTAGAAATATTCTTCTGGACTTTAATTTTATAGAGCATTTTATCACATTGGATACTGCATGTTGAATTATAAACCATTAAAATGTCTACcacttctttattaatttttggtCAGGCATTACATGATGCCATTCTAAGAAGGAAGCGAGAAATACTTAAGAGTGGCTGGTCTAACCTTATTTATATTGCCAATCCAGTACACTTTATATTGTGATGTGATGAATTttcaaaaatcaatttaaatatcatGGGTTATTGACTTGCAGTATCTTATGTCCTCAACATCCTGTTGCCATTGCCATTTGCCATTTAAACAAGTCAAAGCCTTTGTTAGGCTTCACCACCTGCTGCCTACGTGCTGtgcatttcttttcatgttttcatgtggCTTATTAATTATGTAATGTGATTTATCTCCCACATCTCTGAAACATGCAGATTAAAatgactggcaactctaaaaCAGTTTGTTGTGAGTGAGTATGCTGTGCCATAGACTGCCACACTGTCTGCATTATTTTTCCAAACAGGAAAGTAAAAGCGCCCAAAACACTTTGCCCATGCAATACCTTTTAATTATTCAAATTCAAACTTCTAATTTATTAAGTTCTtattaagaagtatctggatgacatACTGGAACATTTCAGCATGgtctcttcatccatccatccattttccaacccgccaaatccgaacacagggtcacgggggtctgctggagccaatcccagccaatacagggcataaggcaggaaccaatcccgggcagggtgacaacccaccgcagatggtcTCTTCGCATTTATCAAATTTCTCATGTTcttatttaataaagtttattaagTAAGGAATTCGAAGTTCTTTAAGTCATcattcagtcattgtccaacccactatatcctaactacagggtcacaggggtgtgctgaagccaatcccagccaacacagggtgcaaagcaggaacaaaccccaggcagggctccaATACACAtgctcacacaccaagcacacactagggacaatttaggatcgccaatgcacctaacctgcatgtctttggactgtgggaggaaaccggagcacccggaggaaacccacgcagacacggggagaacatgcaaactccacacagggaggacccgggaagcgaacccgggtctccttactgcaaggcagcagcaataccactgcgccacatgcaaaatttcaagaattaaagagaaataatttaaaatggaatgaacaataaattaaacagtaaactcctctaaactgaaatgaatgaaatgactaattaaaacaatagcaaaagcaaAGAATTTGAAACGGTGAAAAAattctaaataccataaaaaGCCAATTATCAAAAAtgcaataatattaaaacaaaacagataatcAACAACCAGAAATATAAAAGTGGAAAACAGCCTGCTTCTACTACAGAGAAGCACAAAGATGGCCGAAGAAGACAAGTGTAAAGCTTGTGACAGAAAGCGAGACCGGGCACAAATGGTCAAAGAATTAGACTAGGAGATGAATGAGAATGAGATTATAAGGAGAATGAACAAACAATTGAAGACCAAGCTGAAACATAGTCTGGGaatagaattaaggccaaaataATAGCAAGTCAAAGGGAGGACTGATCGTCACAGCCCAAAATgttaaatcaaaaatcaaagctgAAATTGTCATGATTTGCACAAGAGGCAAAGAGGATGGCCAGGAGTGGAAATGTTCAGCAAACGAACCAAAATCAAATCCAGGGTTCCCTCCTATAGTTCACCAGCAACTAAAATAGCACAGTAATTTCATTTAtcactaaaataatattgataataaaaatgaatacaaactaTAGTGTAGCACTTCAGAAAGCCCAAAATGGGAGCAGCTATGAAGAGTATATATAAGATGAAATATAAGACTGTAATGCAGTCTTTTTAGTGTTAAAATACTCAAACAACCACAACTTTTTTAAATAGTTCCAATGACCTTATTGTTTAAATGATAGCCTTTTTTATGTATTAGAATTGGTACCCAGCACTGCCTACGGTAGCAGCATAAActatattttggaaaaaaacacaGCCTGTGGTATTTATggaatattttgttaatatacaatcttttacagtttattgtaagtatatatttaaatgaagttataacattgaattattaaaacataagaaaaaggaCTAAAGGTAACTAAAGGA encodes:
- the LOC114662706 gene encoding mast cell protease 1A-like yields the protein MLQIYWITITAVCIGLAGVSGDKIIDGEEAKPHSRPYMAFLMIKRDQKIYQCGGFLILPNFILTAAHCKGQSITALLGAHNHSKKEKSWQEIPVKEIIPHECFNNRTKVNDIMLLKLKHSAKIKHNVGTISIPKRGDPFSPYNCSVAGWGRTETNGKGSNVLREVKVNVNVHILSISQIFLRGTGMKGDCEGDSGGPLVCQDNLNKPTAVGIVSYGSKRCEDPGSNVYTRVSAYRDWIEMKINASSSA